In the genome of Flavobacterium panacagri, one region contains:
- a CDS encoding macro domain-containing protein — MKEIQYTKGDATSPQTSGNKIIVHVCNDIGGWGKGFVMAISKRWKEPEKQYREWFKTKNDFELGKVQFVQVEEDLWVANLIGQHKINKDENGGAPIRYNAIEEGLKTVSEFAKTNNASIHMPRIGCGLAGGKWEMIEPIILKTLSDNNVEVIVYDF; from the coding sequence ATGAAAGAGATTCAATATACAAAAGGAGATGCAACATCGCCTCAAACATCAGGAAACAAAATAATCGTTCACGTTTGCAATGACATTGGTGGATGGGGAAAAGGATTTGTGATGGCCATTTCAAAAAGATGGAAAGAGCCTGAAAAACAATATCGCGAATGGTTTAAAACGAAAAATGATTTTGAATTAGGTAAAGTGCAGTTTGTCCAAGTTGAAGAAGATTTATGGGTAGCGAATTTAATTGGACAGCATAAAATAAATAAAGACGAAAACGGCGGAGCTCCAATTCGATATAATGCTATTGAAGAGGGATTAAAAACGGTTTCTGAATTTGCAAAAACAAATAATGCATCTATTCATATGCCTAGAATTGGATGCGGCTTAGCAGGCGGAAAATGGGAAATGATTGAACCAATCATTCTTAAAACGCTTTCGGATAACAATGTTGAGGTCATTGTGTATGACTTCTAA
- a CDS encoding NUDIX hydrolase, giving the protein MENLQNIRIAVDAIVFGYKNNDLYALLIEQQFGTSEKYWALPGGLVQNSESLSDAVIRELHEETNVQLTFMEQLYTFGDDIYRDSRNRVISVAYYALVDASNLEIKADTDAERVQWFKIDEIPPLAFDHNSILQKGIERLKAKLTYEPIGFDLLPEEFLFSDLENLYCTILEKEIDRRNFRKKILSYGILEETEKFSPVKTGRPAKLFKFNKLKYSELIEKGFHFEIKFA; this is encoded by the coding sequence ATGGAAAATTTACAAAATATTAGAATTGCGGTTGATGCGATTGTTTTTGGTTATAAAAACAATGATTTGTATGCGTTATTGATTGAACAGCAATTTGGAACTTCAGAAAAATATTGGGCTTTGCCAGGCGGTTTAGTTCAAAACTCAGAATCTTTGAGTGATGCTGTTATTCGGGAATTGCACGAAGAAACCAATGTACAGCTTACGTTTATGGAACAGTTATATACTTTTGGAGATGATATTTACAGAGATTCCAGAAACCGTGTAATTTCTGTTGCTTATTATGCTTTAGTAGATGCTTCCAATCTAGAAATTAAAGCCGATACAGATGCTGAAAGAGTACAATGGTTTAAGATTGATGAAATTCCACCTTTGGCATTCGATCATAATAGTATACTTCAAAAAGGAATTGAAAGATTGAAAGCAAAATTGACTTACGAACCAATTGGCTTCGATTTATTACCGGAAGAATTCCTTTTTTCAGATCTAGAAAACCTGTATTGTACGATTTTAGAAAAAGAAATTGACCGCAGAAACTTCAGAAAAAAAATACTCAGTTACGGAATTTTAGAGGAGACAGAAAAATTTTCACCCGTTAAAACTGGTCGTCCGGCAAAACTTTTTAAGTTTAATAAGTTGAAATACAGCGAATTGATTGAAAAAGGCTTTCATTTCGAAATAAAGTTTGCGTAA
- a CDS encoding type 1 glutamine amidotransferase domain-containing protein yields MKKIALLAIIAFTAVSTSALAQKSNKKRMKKVLFVVTSNDKLGNTGEKTGFWSEEFAAPYYELLDQGVEITIASPLGGQPPIDPKSADPASATEDTKRFDADKVLQEKLKNTLKLSTVNQKDYDAVFYPGGHGPLWDLVQDQNSIALIESFYTHNKPVAFVCHAPAVLKNVKVKGEYLVKGKKVTGFTNDEEEAVGLTKVVPFLLEDALASNGGIFSKGPNWQPYAVEDGLLITGQNPASSKLVAGKLLKKLD; encoded by the coding sequence ATGAAGAAAATAGCATTACTCGCAATAATTGCATTTACAGCTGTAAGCACCTCTGCTTTGGCTCAAAAATCAAATAAAAAAAGAATGAAAAAAGTATTATTTGTTGTAACCAGCAACGATAAGCTGGGCAATACAGGAGAAAAAACGGGATTCTGGTCTGAAGAATTTGCTGCTCCTTATTATGAATTATTAGATCAAGGTGTTGAAATTACAATTGCGTCTCCGCTTGGAGGACAACCGCCAATTGACCCAAAAAGTGCTGATCCTGCTTCGGCAACAGAAGACACCAAACGTTTTGACGCTGATAAAGTTTTACAGGAAAAATTAAAAAACACTTTAAAGCTTTCAACGGTTAACCAAAAAGATTATGACGCTGTATTTTATCCAGGAGGACATGGTCCGCTTTGGGATTTGGTGCAGGATCAAAACTCTATTGCTTTAATTGAATCCTTCTATACGCACAATAAACCAGTAGCTTTTGTTTGCCACGCTCCTGCTGTTTTGAAAAACGTAAAAGTAAAAGGGGAATATTTAGTAAAAGGTAAAAAAGTAACCGGATTTACTAATGATGAAGAAGAAGCGGTTGGTTTAACAAAAGTGGTTCCGTTTTTATTGGAAGATGCTTTAGCCTCAAACGGAGGTATTTTTTCTAAAGGCCCAAACTGGCAGCCTTATGCTGTAGAAGACGGACTTTTAATTACAGGACAAAACCCAGCATCGTCTAAATTGGTAGCTGGAAAATTATTAAAGAAATTGGATTAA
- a CDS encoding RNA 2'-phosphotransferase translates to MNENIAKSVSKFLSLVLRHSPEKIGLKLDENGWADVNELIEKCSKKGNRLDAALLDYVVENNDKKRFAYNEDKTKIRASQGHSISVELDLAETEPSEYLYHGTVGKFMENIRNEGLKKMSRQHVHLSKDKETATKVGSRRGIPQILTIRSGAMFRDGFKFYLSENNVWLTDEVPAKYIEF, encoded by the coding sequence ATGAATGAAAATATAGCAAAGAGCGTCAGCAAGTTTTTGAGTCTGGTGCTCAGACATTCGCCAGAAAAAATCGGATTAAAATTAGACGAAAATGGCTGGGCAGATGTCAATGAATTAATAGAAAAATGTAGTAAAAAAGGGAATCGTCTCGATGCAGCACTTTTGGATTACGTTGTAGAAAATAACGACAAAAAGCGTTTTGCTTATAACGAAGATAAAACCAAAATTCGTGCAAGTCAGGGACATTCTATTTCGGTTGAATTAGACTTAGCAGAAACAGAACCTTCAGAATATTTGTACCACGGAACAGTCGGAAAATTTATGGAAAATATCAGAAATGAAGGTTTGAAAAAAATGAGCCGTCAGCATGTACATCTTTCCAAAGACAAAGAGACCGCAACAAAAGTAGGAAGCAGAAGAGGAATTCCACAAATTTTAACTATTAGAAGCGGTGCCATGTTTAGAGACGGATTCAAATTTTATTTGTCCGAAAACAATGTCTGGCTTACAGATGAAGTTCCCGCAAAATATATTGAGTTTTAA
- a CDS encoding O-acetyl-ADP-ribose deacetylase, translating to MKIELLKADITEIEVDAIVNAANTSLLGGGGVDGAIHRKGGKAILEECIQIRNKQGGCKTGDAVITTAGNLPSQYVIHTVGPVWNGDKEEKSKLLADCYKNSLNIAIQNGIKSIAFPNISTGIYHFPKDKAAQIAVKTIKDFDKSEEIEKVIFVCFDDENYKIYKNLL from the coding sequence ATGAAAATTGAACTTCTAAAAGCGGATATAACAGAAATAGAGGTTGACGCCATTGTCAACGCGGCAAACACATCTTTATTAGGCGGCGGAGGTGTTGATGGAGCGATTCACAGAAAGGGAGGAAAAGCAATTTTAGAGGAATGTATCCAAATTCGAAATAAACAGGGCGGTTGTAAAACAGGTGATGCGGTTATCACAACGGCAGGAAATTTACCATCACAATATGTTATTCATACAGTTGGCCCAGTCTGGAATGGCGATAAAGAGGAAAAATCTAAATTGTTAGCGGACTGTTACAAAAATAGTTTGAATATAGCTATTCAAAATGGAATAAAATCTATTGCTTTTCCGAATATTAGTACTGGAATTTATCATTTTCCAAAAGATAAAGCGGCACAAATTGCAGTAAAAACGATAAAAGATTTCGATAAATCAGAGGAAATAGAAAAGGTAATATTTGTATGCTTCGATGATGAAAATTACAAGATTTACAAAAACCTTTTGTAG
- the prs gene encoding ribose-phosphate diphosphokinase, protein MILNLDPKFAPIQNQEEIKFQSFTFSGGEPHIKINPDFDVNQKVTITHRLNSFNDLGLLCITVDALRRMDVKIIDLFIPYFPAARQDRVMIPGEPLSVKVYADIINAMQLNKVFVFDAHSEVSPALLNNSTVIPNYTFIKEVLNKIGQNVKLISPDGGALKKIYKVSEYLGGVEVVECSKSRDVKTGKLSGFKVYEEDLQGMDCLIVDDICDGGGTFVGLAEELKKKNAGKLYLAVSHGIFNKGFEVLNCFDGIFTTNSFKDFDGETVEVVKLKL, encoded by the coding sequence ATGATACTAAATCTCGACCCAAAATTCGCTCCGATTCAAAATCAGGAAGAAATCAAATTTCAAAGTTTTACATTTTCTGGCGGAGAACCGCACATTAAAATCAATCCGGATTTTGATGTGAATCAGAAAGTAACGATTACACACAGATTGAATTCATTCAACGATTTAGGTTTGTTGTGTATCACAGTAGATGCGTTACGCAGAATGGACGTTAAGATCATCGATCTTTTTATTCCGTACTTCCCTGCTGCAAGACAAGACCGTGTTATGATTCCTGGAGAACCTTTATCTGTAAAAGTGTACGCAGACATTATCAATGCCATGCAATTGAATAAAGTGTTTGTTTTTGATGCACACTCTGAAGTAAGTCCGGCTTTATTGAATAATAGTACTGTGATCCCGAACTATACTTTTATCAAAGAAGTGCTAAATAAAATTGGTCAAAACGTAAAACTGATTTCTCCAGACGGAGGTGCTTTGAAGAAAATCTATAAAGTTTCTGAATATTTGGGTGGCGTTGAGGTGGTAGAATGCAGTAAAAGCCGAGATGTAAAAACAGGAAAACTGTCTGGATTTAAAGTTTACGAAGAGGATTTGCAGGGAATGGATTGTTTAATTGTAGATGATATCTGCGACGGTGGCGGAACCTTTGTTGGTTTGGCCGAAGAATTGAAAAAGAAAAATGCAGGAAAACTGTACTTAGCCGTAAGCCACGGAATTTTCAATAAAGGTTTCGAAGTTTTAAATTGCTTTGACGGCATTTTTACAACGAACTCTTTTAAAGACTTTGACGGCGAAACGGTTGAGGTTGTAAAATTAAAATTATGA
- a CDS encoding LysR family transcriptional regulator yields MVNLEWYRTFKAVYKNGNFSVAAKELFMSQPAVSQQISMLEAHVGNKLFNRKSKGVEPTEYAKLLNNLIIDALDRLESVETSFRAKAEDANRLISVGISKHLFECVGNLLISKFDLIDFTFAENDELFALIDAKKLDFAITTKRFDTFDTTYEVVGKIKLILVAPTSLDITEFRQKLKSDNFTEIEQWLNAQKWYSHDARIPHIKLFWLHAFNKKRPSMVPNYIIPSESEMLRLLGKNEGVAATWNCNAREFIKKNKLQLLWNSFHVPEEFVYLLAPKNNNLKSFFDIIEKELKLFFGNRL; encoded by the coding sequence ATGGTAAATCTAGAATGGTACAGAACATTTAAGGCGGTTTATAAAAATGGTAATTTTTCAGTTGCCGCCAAGGAGTTGTTTATGAGTCAGCCTGCGGTTAGTCAGCAAATTTCTATGTTAGAAGCGCATGTTGGTAATAAATTATTCAACCGAAAATCAAAAGGCGTTGAACCAACAGAATACGCTAAGTTACTGAATAATTTGATTATAGATGCACTTGATCGTCTCGAAAGTGTCGAAACTAGTTTCAGAGCCAAAGCAGAAGATGCGAATCGTTTAATATCTGTCGGCATTTCGAAACATCTTTTTGAGTGTGTTGGAAATCTGCTTATTTCAAAATTTGATTTAATTGATTTTACTTTCGCAGAAAACGATGAACTCTTTGCATTGATTGATGCTAAAAAATTAGATTTCGCCATTACCACAAAACGATTTGATACCTTTGATACGACTTACGAAGTTGTTGGAAAAATCAAATTGATATTAGTTGCTCCAACTTCTTTGGATATAACTGAATTCCGTCAGAAATTAAAATCAGATAATTTTACTGAAATCGAACAGTGGCTTAATGCACAAAAGTGGTATAGCCACGATGCGAGGATTCCGCATATAAAATTGTTCTGGCTTCATGCTTTCAATAAAAAAAGACCTTCGATGGTTCCTAATTATATTATTCCTTCAGAATCAGAAATGCTTCGTCTTTTAGGCAAAAATGAAGGAGTGGCTGCTACATGGAATTGTAATGCGAGAGAATTTATTAAAAAGAATAAACTACAGTTGTTGTGGAACAGTTTTCATGTGCCAGAAGAATTCGTGTATTTATTGGCTCCGAAGAATAACAACTTAAAATCGTTTTTTGATATCATTGAAAAAGAACTGAAGTTGTTTTTTGGAAACCGTTTATAG
- a CDS encoding TIGR02452 family protein codes for MNKNYRVEIANKTLEIIKNGFYEYKGNKIDVKKELEESIKNTFTIAPNDWDAILERPIENNFETEIVVKVCSTIEAIVQEEKDRICVLNFASAKNPGGGFLGGASAQEESLARSSSLYETQIKDKTMYDFNRNQSSFLYSDYMIYSPNVLFWNDDNGDYFEKPFVVDVITAPAPNKGAMIQHNRKEEIAATKEVFKKRMDKVLAIAANQKCDILILGAWGCGVFRNEAKDVAHLFKEIIEEKYSGAFKKIVFAIYSDKNANFQQFEEVLN; via the coding sequence ATGAATAAAAATTATAGAGTAGAAATAGCAAATAAAACTTTGGAAATCATAAAAAATGGTTTCTATGAATATAAAGGAAATAAGATTGACGTAAAAAAAGAACTCGAAGAGTCCATAAAAAATACGTTTACCATTGCGCCAAACGATTGGGATGCAATCTTAGAAAGACCAATTGAGAATAATTTTGAAACAGAAATTGTTGTTAAAGTTTGTTCGACAATTGAGGCAATTGTTCAGGAGGAAAAGGATAGAATCTGTGTTTTGAATTTTGCTTCGGCAAAAAATCCAGGCGGTGGATTCTTAGGAGGAGCTTCGGCTCAGGAAGAAAGTCTGGCTAGATCTTCCAGTCTTTATGAAACGCAGATTAAAGACAAAACGATGTATGACTTTAACAGAAATCAGTCTTCGTTTTTATATTCAGATTACATGATTTACAGTCCAAATGTTCTGTTTTGGAATGATGATAATGGAGATTATTTTGAAAAACCATTCGTTGTAGATGTGATTACGGCACCAGCACCAAATAAAGGTGCGATGATACAGCATAATAGAAAAGAAGAAATTGCGGCAACAAAAGAGGTTTTCAAAAAAAGAATGGATAAAGTATTAGCCATTGCTGCAAATCAAAAATGTGACATCTTAATTTTAGGAGCTTGGGGATGCGGCGTTTTTAGAAATGAAGCCAAAGATGTAGCGCATTTGTTCAAAGAAATTATTGAAGAAAAATATTCAGGCGCTTTTAAAAAGATTGTTTTTGCCATATACTCTGATAAAAATGCAAATTTCCAGCAGTTTGAAGAGGTGCTGAATTAG
- a CDS encoding metallophosphoesterase family protein: MKRTLVFGDIHGGLKALIQLLERIDYSENDRFVFLGDYVDGWSESKQLIDFLIELSQKQECIFIKGNHDAWCQEWLEENVINDIWFLHGGKSTIESYDTIELSEKQKHRDFFSSMKDYFVDENNNLFIHAGFSSMHGPEKEHYKTNYSWDRTLWEMALTMDKRIQKDSLSYPKRLLLFNEVYIGHTPTLHYNVEIPMQGCNVWNIDTGAGFYGKLSCIDVETKEFWQSDAVQMFYPNEKGRNK, from the coding sequence ATGAAAAGAACTTTAGTTTTTGGAGATATTCACGGCGGATTAAAAGCATTAATTCAGTTACTGGAAAGAATCGATTATTCAGAAAATGACCGGTTTGTTTTTCTGGGAGATTATGTCGACGGCTGGAGCGAATCCAAACAACTGATTGATTTCCTTATTGAATTATCTCAAAAACAAGAATGCATTTTTATCAAAGGAAATCATGATGCCTGGTGTCAGGAATGGCTTGAAGAAAATGTCATAAACGATATTTGGTTTCTGCACGGAGGAAAATCAACGATAGAAAGTTATGATACTATTGAACTTTCAGAAAAACAAAAACATCGTGATTTCTTCAGTTCAATGAAAGATTATTTTGTAGACGAAAACAACAATTTGTTTATTCATGCTGGATTTTCATCTATGCATGGGCCAGAAAAGGAACATTACAAAACCAATTATTCATGGGATAGAACTTTGTGGGAAATGGCTCTGACAATGGATAAAAGAATCCAAAAAGATTCACTTTCATACCCAAAAAGATTACTGCTTTTTAATGAAGTTTATATTGGTCATACGCCAACATTACATTATAATGTCGAAATTCCGATGCAGGGATGTAATGTATGGAATATAGATACGGGAGCAGGTTTCTATGGAAAGTTGAGTTGTATAGATGTCGAAACGAAGGAATTTTGGCAAAGTGATGCTGTGCAAATGTTTTATCCAAATGAAAAAGGAAGAAATAAATAA
- a CDS encoding NADAR family protein, whose amino-acid sequence MKYNIENIAPESKFLFFWGHQASKDGTITKTCFSQWWISSFEVNGMTYKTAEHWMMAKKAELFKDQEILEKIINCNSPAEAKKLGRKVRNYDDKIWLENRFEIVKEGNFHKFSQNPDLKTFLLNTNERVIVEASPVDPIWGIGMASDHSEALNPEKWKGLNLLGFALMEVRDELR is encoded by the coding sequence ATGAAATACAATATAGAAAATATAGCTCCAGAAAGTAAATTTTTATTTTTCTGGGGACATCAGGCAAGTAAAGATGGAACGATTACAAAAACCTGCTTCAGCCAATGGTGGATAAGTTCATTCGAAGTTAATGGTATGACTTATAAAACTGCAGAACACTGGATGATGGCGAAAAAGGCCGAATTATTCAAGGATCAGGAAATCTTAGAAAAAATCATAAACTGCAATTCTCCGGCCGAAGCCAAAAAATTAGGTCGCAAAGTGAGAAATTACGATGACAAAATCTGGTTGGAAAACCGATTTGAAATTGTAAAAGAAGGAAATTTTCATAAGTTCAGTCAAAACCCTGATTTGAAAACGTTTCTGTTAAACACTAACGAAAGAGTTATTGTAGAAGCAAGTCCAGTTGATCCAATCTGGGGAATTGGAATGGCAAGTGATCATAGTGAGGCGCTAAATCCTGAAAAATGGAAAGGTTTGAATTTGTTGGGTTTTGCTTTGATGGAAGTTAGGGATGAATTGAGATAA
- a CDS encoding adenylosuccinate synthetase, with protein MKTAQIVIGLGFGDEGKGITTDFLAKQNPESIVIRFSGGQQAAHTVMIGNQKHVHSSFASGALRGLPSYYSEHCTIHPLFLFNEREELKEKNANLDLYIHPLAKVTTPFDVWHNRGNARNIDHGTCGKGIGSTMKRNEGPYKLFAIDLIAPREMLLEKLNQIAYYYGFLNEPDIDQEVQAYLEAVDNIKWNIANYSFLSKYNNLIFEGSQGILLDMDHGVFPNVTYANTTSKNAVEICNKLKIEEVEIYYVTRSYSTRHGHGWMPNEREIQLKNNEEETCVFNEYQKQLRFGDLDYDLLNYALQLDAAYSPNAKRNLVVTCMDQLEKEYEFEKLTTDFNTIYGSFSPDSKDFKVITSLFQ; from the coding sequence ATGAAAACAGCACAAATAGTTATAGGTTTAGGATTTGGCGATGAAGGAAAAGGAATAACAACAGATTTTCTGGCAAAACAAAATCCTGAATCTATAGTTATTCGGTTTTCGGGAGGACAGCAGGCGGCGCACACGGTTATGATTGGCAATCAAAAACACGTCCATTCTAGTTTTGCTAGTGGTGCGTTACGCGGACTTCCATCTTATTACAGTGAACACTGTACAATTCATCCGCTTTTTTTATTTAATGAAAGAGAAGAATTGAAAGAAAAAAATGCTAATCTGGATTTATATATTCATCCTTTAGCAAAAGTCACTACTCCGTTTGATGTTTGGCACAACAGAGGAAACGCGAGAAACATTGACCACGGAACCTGCGGAAAGGGCATTGGTTCTACCATGAAAAGAAACGAAGGGCCATATAAATTGTTTGCCATTGATTTGATTGCGCCTCGCGAAATGCTTTTAGAAAAGTTAAACCAAATTGCCTATTACTACGGTTTTTTAAACGAACCCGATATCGATCAGGAAGTTCAGGCGTATCTTGAAGCAGTTGATAACATCAAATGGAATATTGCCAATTACAGTTTTCTTTCAAAATATAATAATTTAATTTTTGAAGGAAGTCAGGGAATTTTGCTTGATATGGATCACGGTGTTTTTCCGAATGTTACTTATGCGAATACCACTTCAAAAAATGCAGTTGAAATCTGTAATAAACTGAAAATTGAAGAGGTAGAAATTTATTATGTAACCAGAAGTTACAGCACAAGACACGGCCACGGCTGGATGCCAAATGAAAGAGAAATACAATTAAAAAACAACGAAGAAGAGACCTGTGTTTTCAACGAATATCAAAAACAGCTCAGATTTGGGGATTTGGATTACGATTTGTTGAATTACGCATTACAATTAGATGCAGCTTACAGTCCGAATGCGAAAAGAAATTTGGTGGTAACCTGTATGGATCAGTTAGAAAAAGAATATGAATTTGAAAAGTTGACAACAGATTTCAATACGATTTACGGATCATTTTCGCCAGACTCTAAAGATTTTAAAGTGATAACTTCTTTGTTTCAATAA
- a CDS encoding ADP-ribosylglycohydrolase family protein gives MILEAAIGDAYGAGFEFRDLDFITPNNNLTQYYKHGMYTEIYKRYTDDTQMAIAISELLLEDDNWNEIKVADKFVEVFHRDKRRGYSDRVYNALDASKNGSDFIKIIDNGSSGNGSAMRAYSIGYLKDIKQILEFCEIQAKTSHHTVEGISCAKRIALAVHYFKYNLGDGSTLISFLNETLKENENYRITSPIDMHGYPTTQAVIKMVSEATSMKDCLKIGIGYGGDTDTVAALSMAILSQKQNCEKTLPLFLYEELENDKFGKDFLIQLDTALSNKFS, from the coding sequence ATGATTTTAGAAGCGGCAATAGGTGATGCATATGGTGCAGGTTTTGAGTTTAGAGACCTTGATTTCATTACTCCAAACAATAATCTGACGCAGTATTATAAACACGGAATGTATACTGAGATTTATAAAAGATATACTGATGATACTCAGATGGCAATTGCGATTTCAGAATTGCTACTGGAAGATGATAATTGGAACGAAATTAAGGTTGCAGATAAGTTTGTAGAGGTTTTTCACAGAGATAAAAGACGCGGTTATTCAGACAGAGTTTATAATGCTTTGGATGCAAGTAAAAATGGTTCAGATTTTATCAAAATAATTGATAATGGTAGCAGTGGGAACGGTTCTGCGATGCGAGCGTATTCAATTGGATATTTAAAAGATATTAAGCAGATATTGGAGTTCTGCGAGATTCAGGCAAAAACCTCACATCATACTGTTGAAGGAATAAGCTGTGCAAAACGTATTGCGCTAGCGGTTCATTATTTTAAGTATAATTTGGGCGATGGATCAACTCTGATTTCTTTTTTGAATGAAACTTTAAAAGAGAATGAAAATTATAGAATCACCTCTCCAATTGATATGCATGGATATCCAACGACACAAGCGGTTATTAAAATGGTTTCAGAAGCCACTTCTATGAAAGATTGTCTGAAAATCGGAATAGGTTATGGCGGAGATACCGATACCGTTGCTGCGTTGTCCATGGCGATTTTAAGTCAGAAGCAAAATTGTGAAAAGACATTGCCGTTGTTTTTATATGAAGAATTGGAGAATGATAAATTCGGAAAAGATTTTCTAATTCAATTGGATACTGCATTAAGCAACAAGTTTAGTTAG
- a CDS encoding PKD domain-containing protein, which translates to MKKIATVLMFTMLFFMINSCSKSDDAAIVDCFGDSILTELKHSADGTNSKIINYSIQYSGSNTVTSVKWTFGDGTPAQTVTGTTGAVSHAYSATGTFEVKADVTLSKDGGSCTVSPKKNVTVN; encoded by the coding sequence ATGAAAAAGATTGCAACAGTTTTAATGTTTACCATGTTGTTTTTTATGATCAATTCTTGCAGTAAGAGTGATGATGCAGCAATTGTAGATTGTTTTGGTGATTCTATTTTAACCGAATTAAAACATTCGGCAGACGGAACTAATTCGAAAATAATTAATTACTCCATACAATACAGCGGCAGCAATACCGTAACTTCTGTAAAATGGACTTTTGGAGATGGAACTCCTGCACAAACTGTAACCGGAACTACCGGAGCTGTATCGCATGCTTACAGTGCGACTGGAACATTTGAAGTAAAAGCAGATGTAACGCTTTCCAAAGACGGAGGAAGTTGTACTGTAAGCCCAAAGAAAAATGTTACGGTAAATTAG
- a CDS encoding nucleoside 2-deoxyribosyltransferase domain-containing protein encodes MKRIFRAPEEIPLLNDVKTIFLAGSIEMDKAINWQLHCEEQLQDKYIIFNPRRKEWDSSGSQTIENPNFKEQVNWELNALEKADIIIMYFAANTMSPISLLEFGLYAQSKKMKVVVEEDFWRKGNIDIVCERYGVEQFKTLDELIQNLLD; translated from the coding sequence ATGAAAAGAATTTTTAGAGCACCCGAAGAAATACCATTGCTGAATGATGTCAAAACCATCTTTTTAGCTGGTTCTATAGAAATGGATAAAGCGATTAACTGGCAATTACATTGCGAAGAACAGTTGCAAGACAAATACATTATTTTTAATCCCAGAAGAAAGGAATGGGACAGCAGTGGGTCACAAACGATAGAAAATCCTAATTTTAAAGAGCAGGTCAATTGGGAACTTAATGCATTAGAAAAAGCCGATATCATTATCATGTATTTTGCAGCCAATACCATGTCGCCTATTTCTTTACTGGAGTTTGGACTTTATGCGCAATCCAAAAAGATGAAAGTGGTTGTGGAAGAAGATTTTTGGCGTAAAGGAAACATTGATATTGTTTGCGAAAGATATGGAGTGGAGCAGTTTAAAACTTTAGACGAATTAATTCAAAATCTGCTTGACTAA